One Malania oleifera isolate guangnan ecotype guangnan chromosome 10, ASM2987363v1, whole genome shotgun sequence genomic region harbors:
- the LOC131165544 gene encoding uncharacterized protein LOC131165544 yields MGFSKEDKSRRLLLRAVKTLFFLIYMLLSLLLVSAPVLLAVADTLLPSALLSASLPPSSLSLETLSSHFSTYDFRYSLIDIPLISILRSAVIICVYSLCDGPTLSRGPYMWITTACSVLSLGFVSVKAAFVFGVPRADRAADGHGGAMEVGLFGCSLLLAVAHVVVAYRTSCRERRKLLVYKIDIEAVSGGKNGFPIPQRYQKMILQQQHMKGKGSK; encoded by the exons ATGGGTTTTTCAAAAGAAGACAAATCGAGGCGTCTGCTTCTGAGAGCAGTGAAGACCCTCTTCTTCCTAATCTACATGCTCCTCTCGCTCCTTCTCGTCTCCGCCCCTGTTCTCCTCGCCGTCGCCGACACCCTTCTCCCCTCCGCCCTCCTCTCCGCCTCCCTCCCcccctcctctctttctctcgaAACCCTCTCCTCCCACTTCAGCACCTACGACTTCCGGTACTCCCTCATCGACATCCCTCTCATCTCCATTCTCAGATCCGCCGTCATCATCT GCGTTTACAGCCTCTGCGACGGACCGACGCTGTCGAGAGGGCCGTACATGTGGATAACGACGGCGTGCTCTGTTTTGTCGCTGGGTTTTGTTTCAGTGAAGGCGGCGTTTGTGTTCGGCGTTCCGAGGGCGGATCGGGCGGCGGATGGGCACGGTGGAGCCATGGAAGTGGGTCTGTTCGGATGCTCGCTGCTGCTGGCGGTGGCTCATGTGGTGGTGGCGTATAGGACCAGTTGCAGAGAGCGACGGAAGCTGCTGGTTTACAAAATTGACATCGAAGCT GTTTCTGGTGGGAAGAATGGGTTTCCCATTCCTCAGAGGTATCAAAAGATGATTCTTCAACAACAGCACATGAAAGGAAAGGGAAGTAAATAA